The nucleotide window ATCGTGGCGGGCGTCAAGATCGCTGTGGCCGAGACCCACGACACCCTGTCCGCCCACCCCGCCGTACGGGACTGCGAAATCCGTGTCAGCCCCCACGACCGGTTCGGATCCGTTCTGTCCGCCGTCGTGCACACCGAGGACCCGGCGCTCACCCCCTCGATCCTGCGTACCTGGTGCGCTCAGCGGCTGACACCACCTCAGCGTCCCCACGCCATCGAGCTGCGCCGGACCGCAGCTCTCGATCACGCGACCCTGTGAGAGGGACATGCTCGACTGTGACCTGTGCCAGGCCATCAACCCGGACATCGGCAACTGCACTCTGCAACGTCATCTCCATGCCGGTCAGCAACGCATCGTCGCCACGTCCGAGTACGCAGCGGCGGTTCCGACCATCGGCGCCTTCGTCCCCGGCTACCTGCTCGTGGTGCCCACCACCCACGTGCTCTCGCTCGGACAGCTGAACGACGACGAGCTGGCGGGGGTGGAGGACCTGGCCCACGACCTCGCCGACCAGCTGCACCAGGTCTACCGGCGCCCGATCCTCACCTTCGAGTACGGCCTCAACCTCCCCTCCGGGCGGCGCATCTGCCATGGCCATCTGCACATGCTGCCCAGCACCGCCGACCTCGGCGAATGGCTCACCGCACGGGCCCCGGGATACGAGATCGCGAACTACGCCCAGGTGCCCCGCAGCCCGGACACCTCCTACATCACCGTGCGGGACCAGACCGGCACCCTCACCTGCCACCCCGTCCCCAACGACGCCTTTCCCCGGATACGGCTGCGGGAGGTCGTGGCCCGGCTCGATCCGCAGATCGAGGACGCGGCATGGGACTGGCAGGCCCATCCGTTCCCCGAACTGATGCGCGCCACCGTCGACGACCTCACCGCCGTCACGCCGACGGCACGCAGGGCACCAGCGTCCAGGGCCGGAGCACCCAGGTGAGCGGTGAGCTCGACTTCGCGAGCCTGTGGCGGCGTATCGCCGCCGACCATCCGGGGCGCCCTGCTCTCATCCACGGCAGCAGCACGGTGACCTGGCGACAGTTCGACAACCAGGCCGCGACGTTGGCCGCGCATCTGCGCAGCCGCGGCCTCGGCCGCGGGGACGTCGCCG belongs to Streptomyces finlayi and includes:
- a CDS encoding HIT family protein, producing MLDCDLCQAINPDIGNCTLQRHLHAGQQRIVATSEYAAAVPTIGAFVPGYLLVVPTTHVLSLGQLNDDELAGVEDLAHDLADQLHQVYRRPILTFEYGLNLPSGRRICHGHLHMLPSTADLGEWLTARAPGYEIANYAQVPRSPDTSYITVRDQTGTLTCHPVPNDAFPRIRLREVVARLDPQIEDAAWDWQAHPFPELMRATVDDLTAVTPTARRAPASRAGAPR